From the Petrotoga miotherma DSM 10691 genome, one window contains:
- a CDS encoding FAD-dependent oxidoreductase, with translation MGKRILIVGGVAGGASVAARARRLDESAEIIMFERGPHVSFSNCALPFHLSGMVENSDDLVLMTPEQFKKQYNIEARVNSEVIKIVRDEKKVVVRNTKTEEEYEEHYDKLVLSPGAKPILPKSIEGIDRTNVFTVRNVVDIVKIKDYIEKNNIKDVAVVGGGYIGIEVAENLKLAGYNVHLIEALDQVMQPFDYDMVQILHKELYDNGVNLILSDSVIKIFDDYVELKSGKKVNAGAVIMAVGVCPETSLAKEAGLEIGETGGIKVDHNYRTSDDDIYAVGDAIETYCALSCKPLRLPLAGPAQRQARAAADHIYNIPHINKGAIGSSVVKVFNLNAAATGFNEKKAKANGIPYDFVYIIPQDKVGLMPNSYQLHLKLIYEVPTGRILGAQAISKGDAVKRIDVIATLIRMNGTLEDLKELELCYAPLFSTAKDPVNHAALVGLNLLHGRFRQVPVSKVRELVENGSFIIDCREKDEYEKGHLKTSVNIPLSELRDRLKEIPKDRPVYIHCRSSQRSYNAVMALQGKGFNNVFNISGSFLGICYYEYYLDQITGREKIVTAYNFE, from the coding sequence ATGGGTAAACGAATACTTATAGTTGGAGGAGTTGCTGGAGGTGCCTCAGTAGCAGCACGAGCAAGAAGGCTTGATGAATCTGCTGAAATAATAATGTTTGAAAGAGGACCTCATGTTTCCTTCTCCAATTGTGCCTTACCATTTCACTTAAGTGGTATGGTAGAAAATAGTGATGATTTAGTTTTGATGACACCAGAACAATTTAAAAAACAGTATAACATCGAAGCAAGGGTTAACAGTGAAGTCATAAAAATTGTAAGAGATGAAAAGAAAGTCGTTGTTAGAAATACGAAAACGGAAGAAGAATACGAAGAGCATTATGACAAATTGGTTCTTTCTCCAGGGGCAAAACCAATTCTTCCAAAAAGTATTGAAGGAATAGATAGAACAAATGTATTTACAGTCAGAAACGTAGTAGATATAGTTAAAATTAAAGATTACATAGAAAAAAACAACATAAAAGATGTGGCAGTAGTTGGAGGAGGTTATATTGGAATTGAAGTTGCAGAAAATCTTAAATTAGCGGGTTATAACGTTCATTTGATAGAAGCATTAGATCAAGTAATGCAACCTTTTGACTACGATATGGTTCAGATCTTACATAAAGAGTTATACGATAACGGTGTAAACCTTATTTTAAGCGATTCTGTAATCAAAATCTTTGATGATTATGTAGAACTAAAATCCGGCAAAAAAGTAAATGCTGGAGCTGTTATAATGGCTGTAGGAGTATGCCCTGAAACCTCTTTGGCAAAAGAGGCCGGTTTGGAAATAGGTGAAACAGGTGGGATTAAAGTAGATCATAACTACAGAACAAGTGATGATGATATCTATGCTGTCGGAGATGCCATAGAAACTTACTGTGCTTTATCGTGTAAACCCTTAAGACTACCTCTTGCTGGTCCTGCCCAAAGGCAAGCAAGGGCTGCAGCAGATCATATTTATAATATACCTCATATAAATAAAGGTGCGATTGGGTCATCGGTTGTGAAAGTTTTCAATTTAAATGCGGCTGCCACAGGATTCAATGAAAAAAAAGCTAAAGCTAATGGTATTCCTTACGACTTTGTTTATATCATTCCTCAGGATAAAGTCGGCTTAATGCCGAATAGTTATCAGCTACATTTAAAGTTGATATACGAAGTTCCTACTGGAAGAATACTTGGAGCACAAGCGATTAGCAAAGGGGATGCTGTTAAACGAATCGATGTGATAGCCACACTAATTCGTATGAATGGGACATTAGAAGACTTAAAAGAATTAGAACTATGTTATGCACCTCTGTTTTCCACTGCTAAAGATCCAGTTAATCATGCTGCGCTAGTTGGTTTAAATCTATTACATGGTAGATTCAGACAAGTCCCTGTATCTAAAGTTCGAGAACTTGTGGAGAATGGTTCTTTCATCATCGACTGTCGTGAAAAGGATGAATACGAAAAAGGGCATCTAAAAACCTCTGTTAATATACCGTTGAGTGAACTTAGGGATAGACTAAAGGAAATACCTAAAGATCGCCCAGTTTATATTCATTGTCGCTCTTCTCAAAGAAGTTATAATGCTGTTATGGCCCTTCAGGGAAAAGGTTTCAATAATGTTTTTAATATTTCCGGTTCATTCTTGGGTATATGCTATTATGAATATTATTTAGACCAAATCACTGGTAGAGAAAAGATAGTTACAGCCTATAACTTTGAATGA
- a CDS encoding YeeE/YedE family protein has translation MTKTVEKVLGLLSFALILILGNTLLATDMLFFRLLIGVGFGYTLARAYTGFAGSVNRAYRTGSTQLMRAMIFMFFITSLMIMGFLFNSDPTNYSLWINPINFGLLLGAFLFGFGMSLSVCCATGVLTDLTMGFTRALITLIFFGIGVFLGFPIQRTAGWVTNSWITSPTGAKFKGGVFLPDLFKWDGFQGYLGAILLLAIFSSIVIFTSYQYEKKRRKEKTYFGVPSEKEQESRKKLDLSNFKFFSQETYNHIFVKPWTLTEGAVVLSILFVLLFGVTKAGWGASTPHGVLIGKVLMVFGVSGEALAEFTKMPAATFATPFFQNPSLVQNFGIVVGALTYLLSAGKFVESFKSELRVTGKEAFLYSLGGILMGFGTRFANGCNVGALYSPIAEFSLSGWIFLAFMILGAVVSNKIFYKIPSKTDFKVNKD, from the coding sequence ATGACTAAAACAGTAGAAAAGGTTCTTGGTTTGTTAAGTTTTGCACTAATTCTCATTCTTGGAAACACACTTTTAGCAACAGATATGCTTTTTTTTAGACTTTTGATAGGAGTAGGTTTTGGATACACCTTAGCTAGAGCTTATACAGGGTTTGCTGGAAGTGTTAATAGGGCTTATAGAACAGGATCTACTCAACTCATGCGTGCTATGATATTCATGTTTTTTATAACCTCTTTGATGATCATGGGATTTTTGTTTAATTCAGATCCAACTAATTACAGCCTTTGGATAAATCCAATTAATTTTGGTTTACTGCTGGGAGCCTTTCTTTTTGGTTTTGGTATGTCTCTGTCCGTTTGTTGTGCTACAGGTGTGCTTACCGACTTAACTATGGGATTTACAAGAGCTTTGATAACGTTGATATTTTTTGGAATAGGTGTTTTTCTAGGATTTCCTATTCAAAGAACGGCTGGATGGGTTACCAATTCCTGGATTACATCTCCAACTGGAGCTAAGTTCAAAGGAGGTGTTTTTCTACCGGATTTATTCAAATGGGACGGTTTTCAAGGTTATTTGGGAGCTATCTTATTGTTAGCAATATTTTCCTCCATAGTGATTTTTACATCTTACCAATATGAAAAAAAGAGAAGGAAGGAAAAAACTTATTTTGGAGTTCCTTCGGAAAAGGAACAAGAAAGCAGAAAAAAATTAGATCTTTCTAATTTCAAATTTTTTAGTCAAGAAACTTATAATCATATATTTGTGAAACCTTGGACTTTAACTGAAGGTGCAGTAGTTTTAAGCATACTTTTTGTTCTATTGTTTGGAGTTACAAAGGCTGGTTGGGGAGCTTCTACTCCACATGGGGTGCTAATAGGCAAAGTACTAATGGTTTTTGGTGTTTCTGGAGAAGCTCTTGCTGAGTTTACAAAAATGCCTGCTGCTACCTTTGCTACACCTTTTTTTCAAAATCCATCGTTAGTTCAAAACTTTGGAATAGTAGTAGGAGCGCTAACTTATCTTCTATCAGCAGGTAAATTTGTTGAGTCTTTTAAATCAGAGTTGCGTGTAACTGGAAAAGAAGCCTTTTTATACTCATTGGGCGGTATTTTAATGGGATTCGGAACTCGTTTTGCCAATGGTTGTAACGTTGGGGCATTATACAGCCCTATAGCCGAATTTTCATTATCTGGTTGGATATTTTTGGCTTTCATGATTTTAGGTGCTGTGGTTAGCAATAAGATATTTTATAAGATACCATCAAAAACAGATTTTAAAGTGAATAAGGATTAA
- a CDS encoding ABC transporter permease, whose translation MNNNESNKKNNHILLTVFTWLTIFLTWYIVTKLEIFTPTLLPSPERVWSAFLSLARDGYNNIPLWVHLGTSFKRLFVSLAFAIIFALPIGLLSGYFKKVEAIIDSIVEFYRPLPPLAYYTILILWFGIGDLSKEVLLFLAAFAPIYIACVSAVRGINQDYILSARSLGANQMNVFFKIVLPACLPEIFTGIRTSFGVAYTTLVSSEMVAATSGIGWMVIDASNYLKSDVIFVGIFIMGISGVLIDYGLRSLERKLIFWKGKV comes from the coding sequence ATGAATAATAATGAATCAAACAAAAAAAACAATCACATTTTATTAACAGTATTTACGTGGTTAACGATATTTTTAACCTGGTATATTGTTACAAAACTAGAAATATTCACTCCAACTTTGCTACCTTCACCCGAAAGAGTCTGGTCAGCATTTTTAAGTTTAGCCAGAGATGGATACAACAATATTCCCTTATGGGTGCATTTAGGAACAAGTTTCAAAAGATTATTCGTTTCCTTAGCCTTTGCAATCATATTTGCTTTACCCATAGGACTTTTAAGCGGTTATTTTAAAAAAGTGGAAGCAATAATTGATTCTATCGTAGAGTTTTATAGGCCTTTACCACCTCTAGCTTATTACACGATCCTTATTTTGTGGTTTGGTATAGGAGATTTATCAAAAGAAGTTTTACTTTTTTTAGCCGCCTTTGCTCCTATATACATAGCTTGTGTTTCCGCCGTGAGAGGAATAAACCAAGATTATATATTGAGTGCAAGATCTTTGGGAGCAAATCAAATGAATGTGTTTTTTAAAATTGTATTACCTGCATGTCTACCTGAAATATTTACAGGAATTAGAACTTCTTTTGGAGTTGCATACACAACTCTTGTTTCTTCTGAAATGGTTGCAGCTACCTCTGGTATCGGCTGGATGGTAATTGACGCTTCTAACTATTTAAAAAGCGATGTTATATTCGTCGGCATTTTTATAATGGGAATCAGTGGTGTTTTGATAGATTACGGATTACGATCTTTAGAAAGAAAATTAATTTTCTGGAAAGGTAAGGTTTAA